The Nicotiana sylvestris chromosome 6, ASM39365v2, whole genome shotgun sequence genomic sequence ttcgttcccttagcatattttgatgtcatgAATCTGATtctggatagattcgacacgagttgAGGCcaaggcgagaggcaaaggcatcgcgagtagAGTTTGGACAGGATATAGGTAAGAAtcgattgtaaatgttgtcctgagggtatgaaaccccgaatttcatatcgttgtgctactttaaggTGACTCGCATGCtaaatgacgagcgtggggttgtgcaccgttggggattgtgacttagtctgtcccgtatgactatttaactgcgtatttgattgaaaattatttgctatcatcatgttttgggttgaatgccatatttaggccttgtgccaactgttttggacccttaggggattattactactattcctcattgttttgacttcgtATTTATAATCAGTCATGctttattctactattttcataactcagccatctttactcgtttttgatattttaaatgatattttgggttgagcataatgttttactattgctcgagtggcttgtgagattctgactgagtaaggcagagggcctgagttgtgaggatactatagggatcgggttgcgcgccgcagcagtattatACTGATTGATGATTATGAGGCCAAAGGCCTGAGTtgttacgccacaaggtggcttgttacAAGGCTGagtgcctgtttgattatgccacaagatggcttattattgcgcttgggccataaggggcccttccggagtctgtacacccctagtgagcgcgggtacccagtgtgagatgtgatgtagccgaggggctgatgttgttccatgttattgcctgaggggctgatacgagtgattgtgagatatcccgaggggctgattttgttgGTATTTTGCTCAAAGGCCTGATTTTATGTGTCTATCTTTTCCAACtacttttcattcactcgtttaactgctaaaagatgtttaaaagaggtttttactgaactaaggtgtttctacGAGTTTTTACTGATTATTGCCTTATTCTAGTTTTATACTTCTTCTTTGTAgtattttgctgtgttttacgtgttttcttatcactcagctgcctttacttttattccttactaagttggcatactcacattactccctacaccctgtgtgcagatccaggagtctcgggtcatgctagcgagggctgattgtTTTCTAGGAAGTTGTtcagagttgactaggtagctgctcggtgttcgcagcccagtgcttctcctttctgtctttactttcctttgtactagttttgtaatagactgtgcagtctttttcatactcttagatagatgtttagatgctcatgactcgtgacaccCCTATGTCGGGCTTTATTATTTCCGCAATCGTTCTATTTcactctttattttgggatttgtagcatattaatgacttaaaatcaattcttaTAACTGTCTTAAATGGTTTGAGgggttgtgtcggctgaccttgttttacgagaggcgccatcacgaccgaatcCGGTTTGGGGTTGTGACATAGAAACCCTAATTTTGAAAATACTTAGAGTCGATTATTAGTAGGGGAATCAGAAGACTCTTAAAGAAAACGGTCATGGAAACTTGAAATCACTTCAAACACAGAGATTTGACCAACCAATAATCAAGGAAACCAAAACCCTAAAATAACAAAGTACCAAAATCGATTGACAGTAAGAAACACGAGATATTTAGAGAAAGGTCATTGACGAACTCAGAATCAttccagatctacaaagatctggaCAGATTCATGTccaaagattagggttttgaggaAAAAAAGGGAGGGGTAAAGGGAATCTGGTTTTGAACCATAAACATCGAGATAGTAGCACTCACAAACGGAGGTGACCGTAGTCGGACTCTTAAAGAGTCTCGAACAAGATCTGGGCTAGATCTTTTGGGATTTCTTTCATGGAATAGCTAAATCGAACAACCAGAAGAAGTAGGAAACCAATGGAGGTCTGAAACGATCGTGGAACCTCATAGAATAGGTAAGAATCGAAGGGATTAGGGCTAGGTTCAGGTGGCGGCAATTAGGGTTAGGGTTGATTCTTAGAGAGAACGGAGAGGAGAGGATTTTAGGGAGGCTGAACGGGAGAAATGATTAGGATTTAGGGGTCTTTTGGaataaaaaggaaagggggaacGGTGGTCGTTGATCACAGGTTTGGGGCCGGGTAGAGTTTTTAGGTTGGGCCAGGGTAGATTTGGGCCTGGTTCTAATTGGATTGGGATTGgggaattgaaattgggctggtttAATAGGTTAGGtccgaaaaaataaaaaaaggctatttgttaaatacccatttaattgataaaaataatTGTAAAAAATAACTAACAGATtataaaaatgattttcatgcctaGGCATGTTTTAAAACAATTACTTAGtatttaaaaaatgcaaaaagCAATTTTCtagtaaaataatgtaataatgcatgcatgggctataattgcaaagttattgcaattataaccccaaaaaatgcaaatatggctatttgtaaaataattaaaacttagtacaaatgcaaaTAATAAAACTAAGCCACacaattattataaaactatttgtgatgcaattagtaattgtttacataaataaaaaatactgggataaattaattaaaaaccttaaaaatgcagaaattatggaaaaatattaattgatgttaatgcatagttttggaggtatatatgctttttgaaaaaatattatagggaaaaattgggtatcaacagcgcccctctttacccgggaaggataaaagagttttcgggtaaagaaatgatgatcaattttgaccgaatgggatgttttgaaaaatagaggTTGAACCCTGGtctttgagctacctacatatctctggttttacaggaatcaggccatgtgtagttctggacccaacggtgaatgaaacCGATGGAATTGTTACAGGAATATTCGTATGTTTCGGAAAGGGTTCTTTCGGGGAGGATAGTATCTGATGGATTTATGCGGAGTTATGAATGTGAATCTAAATTTTAACGGATGTATCGCAGGGTGGGTATCTGAACGATCATGGAGTGAAGGCAAGAAATTGATGGGAATCAGTTACGTTTGAAATAATAGCAAGGTATAAATGGTATGAGCAGAAACCGGAGCGAAAGTTGCTCTcgtttgaagaacggttacctcCTAGATTACCTGCAAGACTTAAAACATAATGCATGCGAGCATATAGATGATGCAAatttcctttggaccatgaaagattgtcTTTGGACAGGGCGGATGACATCCTTAGACTATgatatcctgggccatgaattgtgagataggATATTCGCATGCCATgcaatgatgttctcgggccatgaggatggtgcctctgaaccatgatgcctttgaataattatGTGCAAGTATTGAGGGATCCtcgggccatgacatggtgtcttcaggctatgaggatgatgcctttggactatgacgcctttggacaggtTGGCTATATGTCAGCCCATGAAGTGCAAAGATATGATAAAAAATGATAGCGAAACAAAGCTTAGTCTCGTGTGGAGtttggggcagagcttagcccgagaGAAATAGTGCCAAGAATATAGCAACATTCATGTAGGGAGTGataatgcttagtcccatgagaagggagtgcttagcctcatgcgacattgagacagagcttagtcttatgcaaagagaaagcaatgcttagccttatgcaaatatagaggcaagacatagcctcatgcaagatttgagacagggcttagtctcatgtaaagagaaggcaattcttagccttatgcaaatatggaggcagggcttagcctcatgcaagatttgagatagggcttagtctcatgcaaaaagaaggcaattcttagccttatgcaaatatggatgcagggcttagcctcgtgcaaagatttgagacagggcttagtctcatgcaaagagaaggcaatgcttagccttatgcaaatatggaggcagggcttagcctcatgcaaagatttgagatagggcttagtctcatgcagagagaaggtaatgcttagccttatgcaaatatggaggaagagcttagcctcatgcaaagagaacAAATAAGAATAGGATagttcttagctggagatatatttgcgtcTAGTAGCCTGATCGTTAGGACTTTGGTATATGTATGTTTGCTAATGCTTCTGTTATGTTCACCATGCCTGCATCCGaagaaaattgtaagttttgtaagaggaagttggttcgtgccttcgttTGCTGGTTTTGCTTCGCTCCGTTCTGGAGGCTTTATTTGAGTTGCCCTGGGTAGCACCTAACTGtcacggaaatagagttttcaaaaatatgcatttattgataaaaaatgaaGTTATTTTTCATAGTGAAATATCAGTTAATTTtggatgaactagtgactgtaacacatttcagagacattgcagctctttttattttagaattttgagggccccctcaaattttagaattttgagggttcccctcaaaattctgccccagtttggtaaatgaTTCTTCGACCGTTTGCGAGTGACGAAACTTGTTGAACTTACTCCGGAATTTTGagtgtcctcctcaaaattctgccccagttttgggtgctgggaaaaatgaaaattttattaagatatgaccaaacccacatggctgcctacgtatcccctcttaaacgggaatcaggtcaagcgtagttcaattgcattagatgaagaaatgtaaatagtttaaacatagtatctcttgactatgtctgaattgattggtttggccaaacttctccgtccatttctgcaagtatgagtgctcctcctgttagcacccggtgaaccatgtaaggaccttgccagttgggagagaatttccctttggcttcatcttgatgcgggaagatcttcttcaataccaatTGTCCTGGTGCGAATTGCTtttgtttgactcttttgttgaaagccctggacattctgttatgataaagcTTACCGTGACATACtgtattcattctttttccatttatTCCGGCCAGTTTTTCATagtggctccttatccattctgcatcgctaagttcggcttcctgtatgatctttaaagaaggaatctctacattggctgggatgacagcttcggtaccataaataAGTAAATAGAGGGTTgctccagttgatgtgcggactgtagtacggtaccccaatagggcaaagggtaacttctcgtgccattttttgtggttttctaccaacttccttagtatcttcttgatgttcttgttagcAGCTTCCATAGCTCTGTTCATTTGAGGTTTGTATGttgtagagtttttgtgcttgattttgaaggtttcacacatggctttcatcagatcactgttgagattggcggcattatcagtgataatggactctggaactctgaatcgacaaacaatatgatccttgacaaagtctgcgatgactttcttggttatagtTTTGTAgaatgcagcctctacccattttgtgaagtagtcaatggccactaaaatgaacttgtgcccgtttgaagtagtgggctcaatcggagCGATGACATCCACTACCCAGGCatcaaaaggccaaggtgcacttgttgcgttGAGCTCATTAGGTGGTACCCATATCATGTCTGCATTTACCTGACATTGGGGGCATTTCTGTACCTACCagatgcaatccgtctccatggtcatccaaaaatatctagCTTTGAGTATTTTCTTGGCCAGGACAAAACctttcatatgtggtccacaagttctggcatgtatttcttcgagcaatctggaagcttcctttgcgtcaacacaccttaacaacccTAGATCAAGGGTTCTTCTATACAGGGTTCTTtcgctttggaagaagtgattgaaTAGCCTCCGCAACGTgtatttctgagtgtggtttgcctgctctggatattctcctcttgtcaaatattctttgatgtcgtggaaccaaggctttccatccgtctcctcttcaacatgagcacagtaagccggTTTATTGTGGATCCTCACCGGGACGGGATCattgaaattcttatctggatgttgtatcattgatgacaaagtggctagTGCGTGtgcaaactcattttgaattctaggtacatgtttgaattctatctttgtgaatatTTTCATCAGTTCCTGCACATGATACAAatatggtagtatcttggtgttcttcgtaGCCCACTCTCCTTGAACCTAATGTactagaagatccgaatctccaaTTACCAATAACTCctgtatattcatatcgatggccagattgaactccatgatgcaagcctcatatttcACTATTTTGTTGGTACCTGGAAACATAAGCTTCGCAGATACAGGGTAgtgttgacctgtttctgataccaaaaccgctccaatacccattcctttgaagtttgcagatCCATCGAAGAACATCCTACAATCATCGTAAGCttcagtaatgtcctctcctatgaatgatacttcttcgtcgggaaaataagttttcaagggtttgtattctcctcccacaggatttttAACAAGatagtctgccaatgcttgtcctttgaccaccttctaagttacatagacgatgtcgaactcacttaacagtatctacCACTTGGCTAATTTTTCGgtcggcatgggcttctaaaagatatacttcagagggtccatcctggatatgaggtatgtggtataggcacaaaaataatgcctcaatttctgagttgtccaagtcaaagcacagcaagtgtgCTCCAGCAGAGAGTGTCGTGCTTCATAGGGtgtaaacttcttactcaagGAGTATATGGCTTGAACCTTTCTCcgtgtctcgtcatgttgtcctaaaacacatcctaaagctccatctaatacagatagatagagtagcaaaggtcacCTAGGTTCCggcgggactaggactggtggtgtggatagggactctttgattttgtcgaaagctttctgacaatcttcggtccaactcgttttagcatctttcctcaacattttaaagatgggttcacatacaACTGTGAACTGTGCTATgcagcgactgatatagttgagacgtcctaggaagctcatcacgtccttcttgctctTTGGTGGCGGTAAttcttgaatagccttaactttggacgggtccaactcaattccCCGACGGctaacaatgaatcccaataactttcctgcggaaaccccgaatgcacattttgtggggttcaattttaagttgtacctccttaacatgtcaaagaacttcctcaagtctgctatgtgatctgtggctctcttggatttgatgataatgtcatcaacatacacctctatttccttgtgtttcatatcatggaagatggttgtcatggctctcatgtaagtagcctcagcattctttaaaccgaatggcatcatcttatagCAGTATACCCCCCACCATATGATGAAAGCTATTTtatctgcatcttcttcatccatccagatctggtaataacccgcgaagcaatctacaaagaagtggagttcatgcttggcgcaattgttgatcaggatatgtatgtttggcagtggaaagtcgtccttgggacttgctctatttaaatctcgatagtcgacacatactctgactttcccatcttttttcggaactggtacaatgttggctaaccaggtagggtactcaactaccctgggGACTTTGGCCTTGATCTACTTAGTGAcatcctccttgattttcaggctcatgtctggtttgagttttctgagtttctgcttcactagCGGACATACTGGATTGGTATGCAACTTgggagccactatggatgtgctcagaccggtcatgtcatcatacaaccatgcaaatatatcctcatattccttcaataAATGGACGTACTCCTCTTTCTCTagtggtgataagtgaatgcttacgCGAGTTTCCTTGATGGTCTcggtgtctcccaaatttactgcttcaattttgtccaggttggacttaggtttattctcaaagttctcaacctctcggacgatttcctcaggtatttcatcctcttcttctgagtcactatccttatgttgcgttgtctcattacatgtcacaatcaccggttcatcaggaaaagtaataataacattgtagaaagaaaaatgtgaaagataataatgaataataaatagcaatgcattgattaaaaATTGAAAACATCCAAAATAAGTACGGCTCGATaaatcgagcaattattttgaaacaaatgagtctttaaaacaaaattattgaaaacatctgaaatgcctagcatggccatagaaataaattaggctaaatgccaagctatccagggactcggcgggcccgggatggtgtgacAGTCTAATTCCTGAGAATGGATCCTTTCCCCACAgcctgaatggtgaggccttcttccccctcctcctcaattatcgcaCTGCAATCCATGTCCTCGTCCTCTAGGAACAGGTTCCTCAACCCATCCAAAGCTTCTTCCTCTGTAGtaccccatattgtatcagcctggtgaaagtctgacccagatgtggcattggttgctcgagagggtaataaggaccacgccatggaggcgtccaatcatcatactcttgccatgtatactggtatccgagcccaaaggttgTACCATGGCGTTTCAACTGTATTGGTTTAGTGATGCCCTGGAGATTATTCCtgagccctttgccgggttcatacctagtacatgctagtatgctttctattttattaCTCCACCATTTGTATTTCTCAACTGCATTGACATGTtcgatgtggtgataagtttcccctcctagccttcttctgttcCCGATAACCGGATGGTTttactggtgtaaatggggttactcccatatccatgaatgatcacttcctgatggttccattcaaacttcacggcctggtgtGGTGTGGAAGCCACAACCCCAGTGGCATGTATCTAAGGTcgacccaacagaagattgtatgtagctgatatgtcaagcacttggaattcaacatcgaaccaagttggccccatctgcagacaaagattaatctccccaatcgtggccctttaatacccatcaaaggctttcacattcATCCATCCTGCCTGTATCTCATgaaaacctttgcccaatcttttcagagtagaCAATGGgaaaatgttgaggcttg encodes the following:
- the LOC138871092 gene encoding uncharacterized protein, whose product is MAWSLLPSRATNATSGSDFHQADTIWGTTEEEALDGLRNLFLEDEDMDCSAIIEEEGEEGLTIQAVVKGQALADYLVKNPVGGEYKPLKTYFPDEEVSFIGEDITEAYDDCRMFFDGSANFKGMGIGAVLVSETGQHYPVSAKLMFPGTNKIVKYEACIMEFNLAIDMNIQELLELMKIFTKIEFKHVPRIQNEFAHALATLSSMIQHPDKNFNDPVPVRIHNKPAYCAHVEEETDGKPWFHDIKEYLTRGEYPEQANHTQKYTLRRLFNHFFQSERTLYRRTLDLGLLRCVDAKEASRLLEEIHARTCGPHMKGFVLAKKILKARYFWMTMETDCICDLMKAMCETFKIKHKNSTTYKPQMNRAMEAANKNIKKILRKLVENHKKWHEKLPFALLGYRTTVRTSTGATLYLLIYGTEAVIPANVEIPSLKIIQEAELSDAEWIRSHYEKLAGINGKRMNTVCHGKLYHNRMSRAFNKRVKQKQFAPGQLVLKKIFPHQDEAKGKFSPNWQGMVNITEALANIHIPKS